In a single window of the Hirundo rustica isolate bHirRus1 chromosome 7, bHirRus1.pri.v3, whole genome shotgun sequence genome:
- the NEUROD1 gene encoding neurogenic differentiation factor 1, with protein MTKSYSESGLMGEPQPQGPPSWTDECLSSQDEEHEVDKKEEDLEGLHAEAEEDSLRNGEEEDEEDDLDEEEEEEEEEEDDDQKPKRRGPKKKKMTKARMERFKLRRMKANARERNRMHGLNAALDNLRKVVPCYSKTQKLSKIETLRLAKNYIWALSEILRSGKSPDLVSFVQTLCKGLSQPTTNLVAGCLQLNPRTFLPEQSQEVPPHVAAAAGAPFPAHPYPYQSPGLPSPPYGTMDSSHLFHLKPPHAYGAALEPFFESGLAEGASPAFDGPLSPPLSVNGNFSFKHEPAADFDKSYAFSMHYPAAAAALAAAPAHAAIFPPAASRCEIPVDGLAPYEGHPHHERVLSAQLNAIFHD; from the coding sequence ATGACCAAGTCGTACAGCGAGAGCGGGCTGATGGGTGAGCCCCAGCCGCAGGGCCCCCCGAGCTGGACGGACGAGTGCCTCAGCTCCCAGGACGAGGAGCACGAGGTGGACAAGAAGGAGGAGGACCTGGAGGGTCTGCACGCCGAGGCCGAGGAGGACTCGCTGCGGAACGGAGAGGAAGAGGACGAGGAGGACGACTtggacgaggaggaggaggaggaagaggaggaggaagacgACGACCAGAAGCCCAAGAGGCGGGGccccaagaagaagaagatgacCAAGGCGCGCATGGAGCGGTTCAAGCTGCGGCGCATGAAGGCCAACGCCCGGGAGCGCAACCGCATGCACGGGCTGAACGCGGCCCTGGACAACCTGCGCAAGGTGGTGCCCTGCTACTCCAAGACGCAGAAGCTCTCCAAGATCGAGACCCTGCGCCTGGCCAAGAACTACATCTGGGCGCTCTCCGAGATCCTCCGCTCGGGCAAGAGCCCGGACCTGGTGTCCTTCGTGCAGACCCTCTGCAAGGGCCTGTCGCAGCCCACCACCAACTTGGTGGCCGGCTGCCTGCAGCTCAACCCGCGGACTTTCCTCCCcgagcagagccaggaggtgCCTCCGCacgtggcggcggcggcgggcgcgccCTTCCCGGCGCATCCCTACCCCTACCAGTCTCCGGGCCTGCCCAGCCCTCCCTACGGCACCATGGACAGCTCCCACCTCTTCCACCTCAAGCCGCCGCACGCCTACGGCGCCGCGCTGGAGCCCTTCTTCGAGAGCGGGCTGGCGGAGGGCGCCAGCCCCGCCTTCGACGGGCCGCTCAGCCCGCCCCTCAGCGTGAACGGCAACTTCTCCTTCAAGCACGAGCCGGCCGCCGACTTCGACAAGAGCTACGCCTTCTCCATGCACtaccccgccgccgccgccgcgctggccgccgcgcccgcccaCGCCGCCATCTTCccgcccgccgcctcccgctGCGAGATCCCGGTGGACGGGCTGGCGCCCTACGAGGGCCACCCGCACCACGAGCGCGTCCTCAGCGCCCAGCTCAACGCCATCTTCCACGACTGA